The following coding sequences lie in one Flavobacterium sediminis genomic window:
- the xerD gene encoding site-specific tyrosine recombinase XerD, which produces MANWQSYLKEYQNYLRLERGLSENTIVNYSFDIEKLILFLDQHQIEESPLKIGEETIQQFIYELSGQVNATSQARVISGLKSFFSYLVFEDYREDSPMELIEVPKVGRKLPDTLSTVEIDQLIGAIDLSKEQGERNRAMLETLYSCGLRVSELVSLKLSDLFFEEGFVKITGKGNKQRFVPVGKSTQKYINLYINEVRVHQEIQKGFEDMLFLNRRGKQLTRAMVFTVIKDLAKKINLNKVISPHTFRHSFATHLLENGADLRSIQLMLGHESITTTEVYMHLDRKFLSEVLNNYHPRK; this is translated from the coding sequence ATGGCAAATTGGCAATCGTATTTAAAAGAATATCAGAATTATTTGCGTTTAGAAAGAGGACTTTCTGAAAATACGATCGTGAACTATAGTTTTGATATAGAGAAATTAATATTATTTTTAGATCAGCATCAAATAGAGGAGTCACCGCTAAAAATCGGCGAGGAAACAATCCAGCAGTTTATCTATGAGCTATCTGGTCAGGTCAATGCAACTAGTCAGGCTCGTGTTATTTCGGGCTTAAAAAGCTTTTTTTCTTATTTAGTATTTGAGGACTATCGGGAAGATTCTCCAATGGAGCTGATAGAAGTACCTAAAGTGGGCAGGAAGTTACCGGATACGCTTTCTACGGTTGAAATTGATCAATTAATCGGAGCGATTGATCTGTCAAAGGAGCAGGGGGAACGAAACAGAGCTATGCTTGAAACATTATACAGTTGTGGTTTGCGTGTTTCGGAATTAGTAAGTTTGAAACTTTCAGATCTTTTTTTTGAAGAAGGTTTTGTTAAGATCACCGGTAAAGGAAATAAACAACGCTTTGTTCCGGTTGGAAAATCGACTCAAAAGTATATAAATCTGTATATAAATGAGGTTAGAGTACATCAGGAAATCCAAAAAGGTTTTGAGGATATGCTTTTTTTAAACAGGAGGGGAAAGCAATTAACCCGTGCGATGGTTTTTACCGTAATTAAAGATCTGGCTAAAAAAATAAACCTGAATAAGGTAATTTCACCACATACTTTCAGGCATTCTTTTGCGACACACTTGTTGGAAAACGGGGCAGACTTACGTTCCATTCAATTGATGTTAGGACATGAGTCTATCACAACAACAGAAGTATATATGCATCTGGATCGAAAATTCTTGTCGG
- a CDS encoding porin family protein — MKKILLTVAAIATFGFAQAQDIKFGVKGGLNFTNFTGDFNTDSKVGFYVGGLADFTVTEKFHVQPELLYSAEGADNDAAISYLRIPVMAKYYVADGFNIQAGPEVAFKVAADDGVDNATKSLDFGLGLGAGYEMESGLMFDARYNFGLANIYDGDNYDLKNVGFQIGVGYRF; from the coding sequence ATGAAAAAAATTTTACTTACAGTTGCGGCTATAGCAACTTTTGGATTTGCTCAAGCCCAAGATATTAAGTTTGGAGTAAAAGGTGGTTTAAACTTTACTAATTTTACAGGTGATTTCAACACGGACTCAAAAGTAGGTTTCTACGTAGGTGGGTTAGCAGATTTCACTGTGACAGAAAAGTTTCACGTACAACCAGAATTGTTGTATTCTGCTGAAGGTGCTGATAATGATGCGGCTATTTCTTATTTAAGAATACCGGTAATGGCAAAATATTATGTAGCTGATGGTTTTAACATTCAGGCTGGTCCGGAAGTGGCATTTAAAGTTGCTGCTGATGACGGAGTAGATAATGCTACAAAATCACTTGATTTCGGTTTAGGTTTAGGAGCAGGGTATGAAATGGAGAGTGGTTTAATGTTTGATGCTCGTTATAATTTCGGATTGGCTAATATTTATGATGGTGATAATTATGACCTGAAAAATGTTGGTTTCCAAATTGGTGTAGGATATAGATTTTAA
- a CDS encoding OmpW family outer membrane protein — protein MKKVLLSVVALFAFGFANAQEAETTENAGFAQGDVFISGALTFNSSKTGDFKENAFQIAPKAGYFVTDNIAVGLMVAYQSNKVDFGSADATNDGFGVGAFGRYYFTPASKFSLFGELGVNYMGYNNEYVETTSGYSAVDYKSKVFGAQLGAGMNYFVSSNFSIEAGVGVLGFSTDDNGGNGADKTNSFSFGGNWTAVTFGVNYKF, from the coding sequence ATGAAAAAAGTTTTATTATCTGTAGTAGCTTTATTCGCTTTCGGATTTGCTAATGCTCAGGAAGCAGAGACAACAGAAAACGCTGGTTTTGCACAAGGAGACGTATTTATTTCTGGTGCTTTAACTTTCAATAGTTCAAAAACAGGAGATTTCAAAGAAAATGCTTTCCAAATTGCTCCTAAAGCTGGTTATTTTGTAACTGATAACATCGCTGTTGGATTAATGGTAGCTTACCAATCTAATAAAGTTGATTTCGGTTCTGCTGATGCAACAAATGATGGTTTCGGTGTTGGTGCTTTCGGTAGATATTATTTTACACCTGCTAGCAAATTCTCTTTATTCGGAGAACTAGGTGTTAACTACATGGGGTATAACAACGAGTATGTAGAAACTACAAGTGGTTATTCTGCAGTTGATTACAAATCAAAAGTTTTCGGAGCTCAATTAGGTGCTGGTATGAACTATTTCGTATCATCTAACTTCTCTATTGAAGCTGGTGTAGGAGTTTTAGGATTCTCTACTGATGATAACGGTGGTAATGGTGCTGACAAAACTAATAGTTTTTCTTTCGGTGGAAACTGGACAGCTGTTACTTTTGGTGTTAACTACAAATTCTAA
- a CDS encoding porin family protein, with amino-acid sequence MKKAVIIFTVISSIFSLSSNAQLLQFGIKGGANFANYTGGSVEGIDFNNIASYHAGVVAELNIFDNFAVQPELLYSTQGSELKGLGEQIKNELGYLSLPVLAKFYLTDNGLSLEAGPQFSVLVSERNEIDTSNTNTFDFGIAGGLSYKLTKRLFVSGRYVAGLTDVKKDANVKNSVIQLSVGIMF; translated from the coding sequence ATGAAAAAAGCAGTTATCATCTTTACAGTCATTTCTTCAATCTTTTCACTTAGCTCAAATGCTCAGCTTCTGCAATTCGGAATCAAAGGCGGCGCCAATTTTGCAAACTACACCGGAGGATCGGTAGAAGGAATTGATTTTAATAACATTGCCAGCTACCATGCAGGAGTTGTAGCGGAACTAAATATATTTGACAATTTTGCAGTACAGCCCGAATTATTATATTCAACTCAGGGATCAGAATTGAAAGGATTAGGCGAACAGATAAAAAACGAGTTGGGTTATTTATCTCTTCCGGTTTTGGCTAAGTTTTATTTGACCGATAACGGACTTAGCTTAGAAGCCGGTCCTCAATTCTCTGTACTGGTCAGTGAACGAAATGAAATAGACACAAGTAACACCAATACTTTTGATTTCGGAATAGCCGGAGGCTTAAGCTACAAATTAACCAAACGTCTCTTTGTTTCGGGACGTTATGTTGCCGGTTTAACGGATGTTAAAAAAGATGCGAATGTTAAAAATTCGGTTATTCAGCTCTCTGTAGGAATAATGTTTTAA
- the aroQ gene encoding type II 3-dehydroquinate dehydratase, whose product MKLIIINGPNLNLLGKREPEIYGNATFEDYYKKLQEKFPNIVLEYYQSNIEGEIINKLHEKGFTFDGIILNAGAYTHTSIGIGDAIKGITTPVIEVHISNTFSRESFRHQSYISPNAKGVIIGFGLQSYDLAIQSFL is encoded by the coding sequence ATGAAACTTATCATTATAAACGGACCGAACCTTAACCTGTTAGGAAAAAGAGAACCTGAAATTTACGGAAACGCTACTTTTGAAGACTATTATAAAAAACTGCAAGAAAAATTTCCGAACATCGTTTTAGAATATTACCAAAGTAATATAGAAGGTGAAATTATTAATAAACTGCACGAAAAGGGGTTTACTTTTGATGGTATTATTTTAAATGCAGGAGCTTACACGCATACTTCTATCGGAATCGGAGATGCCATTAAAGGAATTACCACTCCGGTTATTGAAGTTCACATTTCAAATACTTTCTCCAGAGAATCGTTCCGACACCAATCTTATATTTCTCCTAATGCTAAAGGAGTTATAATAGGTTTTGGCCTACAAAGTTACGATCTGGCTATTCAGTCGTTTCTATAA
- a CDS encoding DUF4290 domain-containing protein, with product MEQKAESSYLEYNSQRSPLIIPEYGRHLQKLIDQLTQIKDRDERNKAAKYVISVMGTLNPHLRDVPDFQHKLWDQLFIMSDFKLDVDSPYPIPSPEALNLRPDRLKYPQNFPKYRFYGNNIKYMIDVATKWEEGEMKSALILVIANHMKKSYLSWNKETVEDEVIFQHLYELSDGKINLMTSNEELSNSQSLIKVNKKVSNKAQFNNQNKNSNQKNQFKKKINQKNKRN from the coding sequence ATGGAACAAAAAGCAGAATCTTCTTATTTAGAATACAATTCGCAGCGCTCTCCGTTGATTATACCGGAGTATGGCAGACATTTGCAAAAATTAATTGACCAACTTACGCAAATTAAAGACAGGGACGAGCGAAATAAGGCGGCCAAGTATGTGATCTCGGTAATGGGGACATTGAATCCGCATTTGCGTGACGTGCCGGATTTTCAGCATAAGTTATGGGATCAGTTGTTTATTATGTCTGATTTTAAATTAGATGTAGACTCGCCTTATCCTATACCGTCTCCGGAAGCACTGAACTTAAGACCGGACCGTTTAAAATATCCGCAAAACTTCCCGAAATATCGTTTTTACGGAAACAATATCAAATATATGATCGACGTAGCTACGAAATGGGAAGAAGGCGAAATGAAAAGCGCTCTGATCTTGGTTATCGCTAATCACATGAAAAAGTCGTATTTGAGTTGGAATAAAGAAACTGTTGAAGACGAAGTGATCTTCCAGCATTTATATGAATTGTCAGATGGAAAAATTAATCTGATGACTTCAAATGAAGAATTGTCAAATTCTCAAAGTTTGATCAAAGTCAATAAAAAAGTCTCAAATAAGGCACAATTCAACAACCAGAATAAAAATTCCAACCAAAAGAATCAGTTTAAGAAAAAGATCAATCAAAAGAATAAAAGAAACTAA
- a CDS encoding DUF493 family protein: MDKKTEEFYIRLKDELTNTSLWPTEYLYKFIVPSEPHKIAEIEGAFNGMGAVISTTQSKTGKYTSVSVSVHMKNPDAVIEKYKEVSNIEGIISL, encoded by the coding sequence ATGGATAAGAAAACAGAAGAATTTTACATAAGACTAAAAGATGAATTGACGAATACATCACTTTGGCCTACAGAATATTTATATAAATTTATTGTACCTTCAGAACCTCATAAAATTGCAGAAATAGAAGGCGCTTTCAACGGAATGGGAGCAGTCATTTCAACTACTCAGTCAAAAACAGGGAAATATACGAGTGTTTCGGTAAGTGTTCATATGAAAAACCCTGATGCAGTTATTGAAAAATACAAAGAGGTTTCAAATATTGAAGGTATTATCTCTCTTTAA
- a CDS encoding AAA family ATPase encodes MNKEIIVLAGGPSSGKTTLINALTEKGFICYPEVSREVIREAQKQGIEQLFLEKPLLFSELLLEGRIKQHRNAQEEEENIVFLDRGIPDVLAYMHYIGDSYPSFFTDACKNHIYTKVFILPPWKEIYESDSERYETYEQAVLIHEHLEETYKNFGYQLITIPKGAIDKRVNFVLDHLNHNF; translated from the coding sequence ATGAACAAAGAAATAATTGTTTTAGCAGGAGGACCAAGTTCCGGAAAAACAACTTTAATTAACGCCTTAACCGAAAAAGGATTTATTTGTTATCCGGAAGTTTCGCGTGAAGTCATCCGCGAAGCTCAAAAGCAAGGTATCGAACAGCTTTTTCTTGAAAAGCCCTTGCTTTTTAGCGAGCTGTTACTGGAAGGCCGTATCAAACAACATAGAAACGCACAGGAAGAAGAAGAAAATATTGTTTTTCTGGATCGTGGCATCCCTGATGTTTTAGCCTACATGCACTACATCGGTGACTCCTATCCGAGTTTTTTTACTGATGCATGTAAAAATCATATATATACCAAAGTATTTATTTTACCGCCTTGGAAAGAAATTTACGAAAGTGATTCGGAACGTTACGAGACCTATGAGCAAGCTGTACTTATACACGAACACTTAGAAGAAACGTATAAAAACTTTGGATACCAACTAATCACTATTCCTAAAGGTGCCATTGACAAACGAGTAAACTTTGTATTAGACCACCTCAATCACAATTTTTAA
- a CDS encoding RecQ family ATP-dependent DNA helicase yields the protein MSQALQILRKVWKHNSFREPQEAIIQSVIDGNDTFALLPTGGGKSVCYQIPGLLSDGITLVISPLIALMKDQVENLQKKDIKAIALSGGLSQDEIITLLDNCQFGNYKFLYLSPERLQHEWIVERLKQLPVNLIAIDEAHCISQWGHDFRPAYLKIKNLKQHFPKVPFLALTASATERVQQDIVENLELEHPKFFKKSFYRENLAYHTIKTDDKLSKIKQILTKNPQSSIIYVRNRKSCHELARQIQYLGFTATFFHGGLPAKEKEKNMELWMQNKTQVIVATNAFGMGIDKPDVKTVIHYQLPENLENYYQEAGRAGRDGSKSFSVLLVGSSDTETAKKLFEAAQIDKSFLKDVYKKLNSFFQIAYGEGFGQEFSFNLNQFCTHYTFPVLKTFNALQFLDRQGIITFLNKSSEKVKMFFLLPSKEIIRYISLHRDQEEIITTILRTYSGIFEVETGINTTLIAKKAKTSETIVLKVIHELEKAGCVSLQVHNSDAIITFNETREDDLTINPVLKFLEQYNEVKKQQFDSVLYYVSDQKICNSKKLLNYFDEKEVNDCGICSVCLQKKQSETNIPVLITEIHSALLKKAATSEELEQQLNIDSSSLIQALQLLLDQNYITLNSQNQYTIFKWKN from the coding sequence ATGAGTCAAGCGTTACAAATTCTCCGAAAAGTATGGAAACACAATTCCTTCAGAGAACCTCAAGAAGCCATTATACAATCGGTTATTGACGGTAATGATACGTTTGCTCTTTTACCAACCGGAGGCGGAAAATCAGTTTGTTATCAAATTCCGGGCTTACTTTCTGACGGAATTACGCTGGTAATTTCACCTTTGATCGCCTTAATGAAGGATCAGGTCGAAAATTTACAGAAAAAAGACATAAAAGCTATCGCACTTTCGGGAGGACTTTCTCAAGACGAAATCATTACACTACTTGACAACTGCCAATTCGGCAACTACAAGTTTCTATACCTTTCACCTGAACGTTTACAGCATGAATGGATCGTTGAGCGATTAAAACAGCTCCCCGTTAATCTGATCGCTATTGACGAGGCTCACTGTATAAGTCAATGGGGACATGACTTCAGGCCGGCTTATCTTAAAATCAAGAATTTAAAACAACATTTTCCCAAAGTACCGTTTTTAGCACTAACGGCTTCAGCCACAGAAAGAGTCCAACAAGACATTGTGGAAAATCTGGAATTAGAGCATCCTAAATTTTTTAAAAAATCTTTTTACAGAGAAAATTTAGCATACCATACTATCAAAACAGATGATAAACTAAGTAAAATAAAGCAAATTTTAACGAAAAATCCTCAGTCCTCTATCATTTACGTTCGCAACCGAAAAAGCTGTCATGAATTAGCCCGTCAAATCCAATATCTAGGTTTTACCGCTACTTTTTTTCACGGCGGCCTACCCGCTAAAGAAAAAGAAAAGAATATGGAATTGTGGATGCAGAACAAAACGCAGGTCATTGTGGCAACAAATGCTTTCGGTATGGGAATAGACAAACCCGATGTAAAGACAGTGATCCACTACCAATTGCCTGAAAATTTAGAAAATTATTATCAGGAAGCCGGAAGAGCCGGAAGGGATGGCTCAAAATCATTCAGCGTTTTACTGGTAGGCAGTAGTGATACAGAAACGGCTAAAAAACTTTTTGAAGCAGCCCAAATAGACAAATCATTCTTAAAAGACGTTTACAAAAAACTGAACAGTTTTTTCCAGATCGCTTACGGAGAGGGCTTCGGGCAAGAATTCAGTTTCAACCTCAACCAATTTTGTACTCATTATACTTTTCCGGTTCTGAAAACATTCAATGCTTTACAATTTTTAGATCGGCAAGGTATCATTACTTTTTTGAATAAAAGCAGTGAAAAAGTAAAGATGTTTTTTTTATTACCCAGTAAAGAGATCATCCGTTATATCAGTCTTCATCGCGATCAGGAAGAGATCATCACCACTATTTTAAGAACATACAGCGGCATCTTTGAAGTAGAGACCGGTATCAACACTACTTTGATAGCAAAAAAAGCGAAAACCTCTGAAACGATTGTTTTAAAGGTGATACACGAACTGGAAAAAGCAGGCTGTGTTTCGCTTCAAGTTCATAATAGTGACGCTATAATAACTTTCAATGAAACAAGAGAAGACGATTTGACCATTAATCCGGTTCTAAAATTTTTAGAACAATACAACGAGGTTAAAAAACAGCAATTTGACAGTGTTTTATACTATGTTTCAGATCAGAAAATCTGCAACAGCAAAAAATTGCTAAATTATTTTGACGAAAAAGAAGTAAACGATTGCGGTATCTGTTCGGTTTGCCTCCAAAAAAAGCAGTCTGAAACTAACATTCCGGTTCTCATTACAGAAATCCATTCTGCATTACTAAAGAAAGCGGCTACTTCAGAAGAATTGGAACAACAACTAAACATAGACAGTTCTTCCTTAATACAGGCTTTGCAATTACTTTTAGACCAAAATTATATCACATTAAATTCTCAAAACCAATATACAATTTTCAAATGGAAAAATTAA
- a CDS encoding HU family DNA-binding protein translates to MNKSELIDAMAASAGITKAAAKLALESFLSNVEGTLKKGGRVSLVGFGSWSVSKRAAREGRNPQTGKTIKIAAKNVVKFKAGAELDNAVN, encoded by the coding sequence ATGAACAAATCAGAATTAATCGATGCAATGGCTGCTTCTGCCGGTATCACTAAAGCAGCTGCTAAATTAGCTTTAGAATCATTTTTAAGCAATGTTGAAGGTACTCTAAAAAAAGGTGGTAGAGTTTCTTTAGTAGGTTTCGGATCTTGGTCGGTTTCTAAAAGAGCTGCCAGAGAAGGTAGAAATCCTCAAACTGGTAAAACAATTAAAATCGCTGCTAAAAACGTTGTGAAATTCAAAGCTGGTGCTGAGCTTGACAACGCAGTAAACTAA